The Pirellulales bacterium genome window below encodes:
- a CDS encoding glucose 1-dehydrogenase, with protein sequence MKAIAVFPGKANSVHLADLPKPRVDDIPGGRGVLVRVLKVGIDATDKEINEAKYGAAPPGYDFLVLGHESFGIVEEVGANVKHVRPGDYVAATVRRPGGSIYDKIGNSDMTSEEVYYERGINLLHGFLTEHYVDDAEFIVKVPVGLKHLHVLAEPMSVSAKAVQQAFEAQRRLKVWQPRVAYVLGAGQIGLLTTLILRLRGLDVYTLARTKPPTVNAQIVKDLDATYVSTSETSMEDLAKRVGKADIIVDATGSSAVAFGAMRVLGINGVLVWTSITGGLEHIQVPADRLNLDWVLGNKLLLGSVNGNREHFEMGIRDLAVGEVTYPGVIERILTNPVEGLENYREAMRLLVEEKSALKVFVDVAAG encoded by the coding sequence ATGAAAGCGATCGCCGTTTTTCCCGGCAAGGCCAATAGCGTACACCTGGCGGATTTGCCGAAGCCGCGCGTCGACGACATTCCCGGTGGGCGCGGCGTGCTGGTCCGCGTGCTGAAGGTGGGGATCGACGCCACGGACAAGGAGATCAACGAAGCCAAGTATGGCGCCGCCCCCCCGGGCTACGACTTTCTGGTGCTGGGGCACGAGAGTTTCGGCATTGTCGAAGAGGTCGGCGCGAACGTGAAGCACGTGCGGCCCGGCGATTACGTGGCAGCCACGGTGCGCCGGCCCGGCGGCTCGATCTACGACAAAATCGGCAACAGCGACATGACCAGCGAGGAGGTCTACTACGAGCGCGGTATCAACCTGTTGCACGGCTTTCTCACCGAACATTACGTCGACGACGCCGAGTTCATCGTCAAGGTGCCGGTGGGGCTGAAGCATTTACACGTGCTGGCCGAACCGATGAGCGTGTCGGCGAAGGCGGTGCAGCAAGCCTTCGAGGCGCAGCGCCGCTTGAAGGTCTGGCAGCCGCGCGTCGCGTACGTTTTGGGCGCGGGCCAGATCGGCTTGCTGACGACGCTCATCCTGCGGCTGCGTGGTCTGGATGTGTACACGCTGGCACGCACCAAGCCGCCCACGGTCAACGCGCAGATCGTAAAAGATCTCGACGCTACCTATGTCAGCACCAGCGAAACCTCGATGGAAGATCTCGCCAAGCGCGTCGGCAAGGCGGATATCATTGTCGATGCCACGGGATCGAGCGCCGTGGCCTTTGGCGCCATGCGCGTGCTGGGCATCAACGGCGTGCTCGTGTGGACGAGCATCACGGGCGGCCTGGAACATATTCAGGTGCCGGCCGATCGATTGAACCTCGACTGGGTGCTCGGCAACAAGCTGCTGTTGGGTAGCGTCAACGGCAATCGCGAACACTTTGAAATGGGGATTCGCGATCTGGCCGTGGGCGAGGTCACGTACCCCGGCGTCATCGAGCGGATTCTCACCAATCCTGTCGAAGGATTGGAGAACTATCGCGAAGCCATGCGCCTGCTGGTCGAGGAGAAGTCGGCGCTGAAGGTCTTCGTCGACGTAGCGGCCGGCTAA